The Streptomyces sp. NBC_01244 genome contains a region encoding:
- a CDS encoding fibronectin type III domain-containing protein: MHDPAPSTAPRSPRRSRRPSTRGAAPALALTLALALAAVSLTACGDSDTTPPAVPAGLTAQAGSATSVHVMWQSPAPSDGVTSFLVYQADRLVRELPADKTMTDITGLTPRTAYAFTVRARDAAGNTSPAGAAASATTPAATAEDRLAPTAPPRTEGRALGPTSARLTWAAATDDTGVTAYDVYQGEARIHTVGPGTTTTVLEDLRPDSVYTFTVRARDGADNSSPAGPAADVTTPPGPGQRTGTAPADFTAVASPGAVTLAWTAPATGRQTTAYELYVNGRPTTVIQFGEGAVPAGRAEHRLTVAEPPGTTWTVKLRARLPDGTWGAFSAERRVVLAS; the protein is encoded by the coding sequence CGGCCGTCCACACGCGGAGCCGCGCCCGCGCTGGCCCTGACTCTGGCCCTGGCCCTCGCGGCGGTCTCGCTGACGGCGTGCGGCGACTCCGACACCACACCCCCGGCGGTCCCGGCCGGGCTCACCGCCCAGGCGGGCAGCGCCACTTCGGTCCACGTCATGTGGCAATCGCCCGCGCCCTCCGACGGGGTGACCTCCTTCCTCGTCTACCAGGCGGACCGGCTGGTCCGTGAACTGCCCGCCGACAAGACGATGACGGACATCACCGGCCTCACCCCGCGGACGGCCTACGCGTTCACGGTCCGCGCCCGGGACGCCGCCGGGAACACCTCCCCGGCCGGCGCGGCCGCCTCGGCCACCACCCCCGCGGCCACGGCCGAGGACCGGCTGGCCCCGACCGCCCCGCCCCGTACGGAGGGCCGGGCCCTCGGGCCCACCTCCGCCCGGCTGACCTGGGCCGCGGCCACCGATGACACGGGTGTCACCGCGTACGACGTCTACCAGGGCGAAGCCCGGATCCACACGGTCGGCCCCGGCACCACCACGACGGTCCTGGAAGACCTCCGACCCGACAGCGTGTACACCTTCACCGTCCGGGCCCGCGACGGCGCCGACAACTCCTCCCCCGCCGGTCCCGCCGCGGACGTGACCACCCCGCCCGGGCCCGGACAGCGGACCGGCACCGCTCCGGCCGATTTCACGGCGGTCGCCTCGCCGGGCGCGGTCACCCTCGCCTGGACCGCCCCGGCCACCGGCCGGCAGACCACCGCGTACGAGCTCTACGTCAACGGCCGCCCCACCACCGTCATCCAATTCGGAGAGGGCGCCGTCCCGGCCGGCCGGGCGGAACACCGCCTCACGGTCGCCGAACCGCCCGGCACCACATGGACGGTGAAGCTCCGGGCCCGGCTCCCCGACGGCACCTGGGGCGCCTTCTCCGCCGAACGGCGGGTCGTACTGGCCTCCTGA